A single Lactuca sativa cultivar Salinas chromosome 8, Lsat_Salinas_v11, whole genome shotgun sequence DNA region contains:
- the LOC111911556 gene encoding exocyst complex component SEC15B has protein sequence MNSSKTRRKVVVASAENGDSGDKLDQLLLSSAISNGEDLSPFIRKTFASGKPETLLHHLRHFCRSKEAEIEEVCKVHYQDFIMAVDDLRSLLSGVESLKSSISNSNYQLQSVAGPLLTSLDSFIEARNKCQNISLAIESLRICVRLMELCSRVNFHLSKNNFYMALKCIDSIERDFIQKTPSSTLRRMLEKNIPAIRAHIERRISKEFGDWLVEIRTVSRNLGQVAIGQASAGRQREEELRIRQRQAEEQSRLSVRDTVYALEEEDDDGYSIGNEGNDVYGNGGNVNVALGFDLTSLYRSYHIHQTLGLEDGFKKYYFENRKLQLTSDFQVSSMTPFLESHQTFFAQIAGFFIVEDRVLRTGGGLITKMEVENLWDTAVSKMCSVLEDQFSRMRTANHLLLIKDYVSLLGVTLRRYGYSVDALLDVLNKHRDKYHELLLSDCRKQIAEAVAADKFEQMWMNKEYEYSMNVLSFQIQTSDIVPAFPYIAPFSSTVPDCCRIVRSFIEDSVSFMSHGGQLDFYDVVKKYLDRLLTEVLDDALLKLIGSSISGVNQAMVVAANMAVLERACDFFFRHAAKLSGIPLRMVERSRRQFPLTKARDAAEEMLCSLLKKKVDGFMTLIENVNWMVDESPQSENEYVNEVIIFLETLLSTAQQILPGQVLKRVLQDVLSHISETIVNFLVGESVKRFSLNAVMGIDLDIKLLESFAENQASLVSEEDANQLKKALVESRQLVNLLLSNNPENFLNPVIRERSYNALDYRKVGIISEKLKDPSERLFGTFGSRGYKQNPKKKSLDSLIKRLKDVN, from the coding sequence ATGAACTCATCCAAAACGCGCCGGAAAGTCGTCGTAGCCTCGGCGGAGAATGGGGACTCTGGCGACAAGCTCGACCAGCTCCTCCTATCCTCCGCCATATCCAACGGAGAAGACTTATCCCCTTTCATCCGCAAAACCTTCGCCTCGGGTAAGCCCGAAACCCTACTCCACCACCTCCGTCATTTCTGCAGATCCAAAGAGGCTGAGATCGAAGAAGTCTGCAAGGTTCATTATCAGGACTTCATAATGGCTGTCGATGACCTCCGTTCTCTTCTTTCCGGCGTCGAATCGCTTAAATCATCCATCTCCAATTCAAACTACCAGTTACAGTCTGTTGCCGGCCCTCTCTTAACATCTCTCGATTCTTTCATAGAAGCGAGAAATAAGTGCCAAAACATATCCCTTGCGATCGAATCTCTTCGAATTTGTGTCCGATTAATGGAGCTTTGCTCGCGGGTGAATTTTCATCTATCGAAGAATAACTTTTACATGGCGTTGAAGTGTATTGACTCGATCGAGAGAGACTTTATACAAAAGACGCCGTCGTCCACGCTCCGGAGGATGCTCGAGAAGAACATCCCTGCGATCCGAGCACACATCGAACGGAGAATCAGCAAAGAGTTTGGAGATTGGCTTGTTGAGATCCGTACGGTGAGCCGGAACTTGGGGCAAGTTGCTATCGGACAAGCGTCGGCCGGTAGACAGAGAGAAGAAGAATTACGGATCAGGCAACGGCAAGCCGAGGAGCAGAGTCGCCTCAGCGTGAGGGACACTGTTTATGCTCTCGAAGAAGAAGACGACGACGGTTACTCTATAGGAAACGAAGGCAACGATGTTTATGGGAACGGCGGTAATGTTAATGTCGCTCTAGGTTTTGATCTGACTTCATTGTATAGATCCTACCATATCCATCAAACTCTTGGGCTTGAGGATGGATTCAAAAAGTATTACTTCGAAAACCGGAAACTTCAATTAActtcggatttccaggtatcttccATGACACCTTTTTTAGAATCTCACCAGACGTTTTTCGCTCAGATAGCCGGATTTTTCATAGTTGAAGATCGCGTTTTAAGGACCGGGGGTGGATTGATAACGAAAATGGAAGTAGAAAATCTGTGGGACACTGCTGTTAGCAAAATGTGTTCTGTGTTAGAAGATCAATTTTCTAGGATGCGAACAGCCAATCATTTGTTACTGATCAAGGATTATGTGAGTTTGCTTGGTGTCACTCTGCGGAGGTATGGATACTCAGTTGATGCCTTGCTTGATGTGTTAAACAAGCACAGGGATAAGTACCATGAGTTATTGTTATCAGATTGTCGGAAACAAATTGCTGAAGCTGTTGCTGCAGATAAGTTTGAACAGATGTGGATGAACAAAGAGTACGAGTATTCCATGAACGTTCTTTCTTTCCAGATACAAACTTCTGACATTGTACCAGCATTTCCTTACATTGCTCCATTTTCTTCCACTGTGCCTGATTGTTGTCGAATCGTGAGGTCCTTCATCGAAGATTCTGTTAGTTTCATGTCTCATGGTGGACAGCTTGATTTCTATGATGTTGTGAAGAAATACTTAGATCGGCTTCTGACTGAAGTCCTGGATGATGCTCTTCTAAAGCTTATTGGCAGTTCAATCAGTGGGGTGAATCAAGCCATGGTTGTTGCAGCTAACATGGCTGTTCTTGAACGAGCCTGTGATTTCTTCTTCCGCCATGCTGCAAAGCTTTCTGGGATCCCTCTTAGGATGGTGGAAAGAAGTAGGCGGCAGTTTCCCCTGACGAAAGCACGCGATGCAGCTGAAGAAATGCTGTGCAGTTTGCTTAAAAAGAAAGTTGATGGTTTCATGACATTGATCGAGAACGTGAATTGGATGGTTGATGAGTCACCTCAGAGTGAAAACGAATATGTGAATGAGGTGATCATCTTTCTGGAGACACTTCTTTCCACTGCACAACAGATATTACCTGGTCAGGTTCTGAAACGAGTGTTACAAGATGTTCTTTCCCACATCTCGGAAACAATTGTTAACTTTTTAGTTGGTGAATCTGTGAAAAGGTTCAGTTTGAATGCTGTGATGGGGATTGATCTAGATATCAAATTGTTGGAATCATTTGCTGAAAACCAAGCTTCTCTTGTATCTGAAGAAGATGCTAATCAGCTGAAGAAAGCACTTGTTGAGTCAAGGCAATTAGTTAACTTGCTTCTCAGTAATAACCCAGAGAATTTTTTGAATCCGGTAATCAGGGAGAGGAGCTATAATGCTTTGGATTACAGAAAAGTAGGGATCATTTCAGAGAAACTAAAGGATCCTTCTGAGCGACTTTTTGGAACTTTTGGATCAAGAGGCTACAAGCAAAATCCAAAGAAAAAATCCCTAGACTCTTTAATTAAGAGGCTCAAGGATGTCAACTAA
- the LOC111911557 gene encoding uncharacterized protein LOC111911557: MDEVETETQGVDETKMRSDLLWRITSSSPPPTRFLLLSSFFLLLHLISSAASDTPTAYDELLEYDFPVGLLPKGVTGYDLNKETGEFKAYMKETCSFKIQGYDIKYKSTISGVIEKGKLKNLKGINVKILVVWLNIVEVTHVGDQINFSVGILAAGFEVSNFLESPQCGCGFDCNGMVSGSDHKFLMSS, from the coding sequence ATGGATGAAGTCGAGACAGAAACGCAAGGAGTTGATGAGACGAAGATGAGGTCAGATCTTCTCTGGCGGATTACCAGTTCATCTCCTCCGCCAACTCGCTTTCTTCTTCTATCATCGTTCTTCCTGCTTCTCCACTTAATTTCCTCCGCTGCCTCCGATACGCCTACAGCATACGATGAGCTATTGGAGTACGATTTTCCGGTTGGCCTTCTTCCGAAAGGCGTCACAGGCTACGATCTGAACAAAGAGACCGGAGAGTTCAAGGCATACATGAAAGAGACCTGTTCTTTCAAAATTCAGGGCTACGATATCAAGTACAAGTCAACGATTAGCGGCGTGATAGAGAAAGGGAAGCTGAAAAATCTTAAGGGGATAAACGTCAAAATACTGGTGGTGTGGTTGAACATCGTGGAGGTGACTCATGTCGGCGATCAAATCAATTTCTCAGTCGGAATCCTAGCGGCCGGATTTGAGGTGAGTAATTTTCTGGAATCACCACAGTGTGGTTGTGGATTTGATTGTAATGGTATGGTTTCGGGTTCGGATCACAAGTTTTTGATGTCTTCTTAG